The region CACCTTACGTGTACCGTAATTAATTGTCGTCAGTGTTCGGTGTATCTGGATATGATATGCGTGAACCTGGCACAGCGAAGGATACGACGAAAGCGGAGATGGGGATATCGATTATGAATGAACCCCAGAGTCCATTCAGGTTGAACGTGACCCACCCAGACGTAGCCTTGGTCCATCTTCAACTCTTTGGTCAAAACCCATTCTGCGAGACAGACTGGTGACAAGGTGCGACCAAAGCTCTCTCCGAATTCCGACAGAGTCCCCTTATGAATGGTGGCCTGTGAGATCGGGGAGTCTCGACCGCGCATTAACTCGCTGTCAACTTAATTTTAATCTCACTGCTCGCCGGAGCGTTATACATGCAGTCACGAGGACCGGATTAACATCGCTTGGATCTGGTTGGCCGTGCCCGACGCCCGGTCGAGGATCTTCACTCTCGCTATTTTCAGCGGGTTTAATTAATCTCCGACCAAAAACATCGGGGGGGAATGGCGACCGCATGATGGCCGGTTGCCGCGAAGTGCCACCTGGCATAAATAGAAACATTGAGACTACCGCGGTTCAAGAGGCAATAAGAGAACACGAAGTCCTAAGCAAATCTACATCTTCTGCGGGCACCTGCCTTTCGCATGATGTGTTGGCGGTGCGGTAACTTCAGTTTCCGGTCGCTAATTCAACGCAAGTTTTCCTTCATGGTACGCATTGAATGACCAGCCGTTTAATAGAACCGCCTATGTGTACATCTAGGCACGTTTCTGATACCAGTAACCGTGAAATTATCGATGGGAAAAATATTGACGAACGTGCGTAGTATCAGGGTGGAAAAGAGTCGCATCGGGCATTTGAGTTCGGTTTAGCCCAGCTAGACGGTATTGCCATCCGGCCCGCGACCAGAGAACTATTATTAAGTCATGTCGGAACGTTAGTTGCTCAGGGTACGAATTAATCACGGTGAAAAAATGGACCGGAAACTCGCCTCGAAATACCCCCCTGGACTGCGGAAATATTAAACGGATGTTGGCTTGACGGCAGTACCGCGACTCTAAGATCTCGAAAACGATTACGTCAAAATCACCCTGAAACGCCCActgtacatataataattcGGAAATAAACTTTTGATTTAGAGTGACGATGGTCCGCTTCTCAACGTCCGGTTGACCGGCACCGTAGTGTATCGGCCAATTTGCGGGAGCATCGATCAAGTCGTTACTTCCGGTTCACTTTTACCTTACCGCTGGAGTTCCAATTAATGTACCGAGATTCTTCTAGCACGAATTAATTTGTAACATGTGCACCATCAATCGTGTtgtaatatttctttttctcacaaATGTGGCAAACGGCGACAAAATTCAGAAAGAACAACTTGGAAAATGACGATAAAGACTAAAATccgttattatatacatatctcGGCGAGGAGAAACGATCACATCTGGCCACACCGCGGTGTCAGCTGTTTGCTGTTTATTCTTTCAGCTTTTTCCGAGCCGCCAGAAGGGGTCAGGAGTAGAGAACAGCAAGTTGACAACTTCACACGTCGAGGGAATGATTTTGGCAGTAAATTTGAAAGATTAACCGCGCCGAGCCGCATGCGTGGTGATAAATTCTCGGTATAAGCAAGAactgagaaaaagaaactgcggAAAATCGTCTCTCGGCTAAACAATGATATCTGCAGTTTGGCGAACTTGATGTCCAACATCGAAGAGGAGCAGGAGCTGCTGGATCAAAATGACACGGATCACGCGGCGAGCTGCATAGGTTAGCAATGACAATCCGTCCTTAATAACATCACCCCATCGCTTACCTTCGCTCTTCGAAATCCCTTCCACAGCAGAGAAAACCATCAGCTGCAGTGATCCTCGGCAGAGTGAGAAGAGTAGAAAGGTCCACCCGCAGCTAGTCTCGACACCGGTGCAGAGGGAGGAGTTTTTATGGAGGTCGAACGAGGAAGGGCGGCAATCAAAGACGAGGCAGAAATCATTCGATCAGAAGCAAGAGGATGGTGGGTGGTGAATTACGGCGTTAATTTGTCTAATGGAAATTGTTCTTGCACTACGCGGACTCGCCGAGAGGCGCAGGATTTATGCTGATATATTTTCTTACCTATACAGACGCGTCGGGCAGCTCGCTGCAGGGTGACATATGCAGAATATGCCACATGGGGGGCTTTCCTCAGCTGGCCCATACCCAGCCGATGTGGGAGTGGCAGAACCAGGGCGTTCGTCGGGTTTCCAGCCAGATATCCACCTTGTCGTCGTACGCCTACTTGGGGCCGCTGATCGCAGCTTGCAAGTGAGCGATAACCTCGATGATCGGAGGATGGCGATCGGTGAAACTAGAATAATTAAAGCGCGTAAGGGACgagtgcgtgtgtgtgtgcgtgtgtaaaTACATCGTGTAGGTACGTACGTGAGTACGTACGCGAGTCGATTCCTCGAGAACTGGTTCTCAGAGAGATGCGAGGATAAGAGTCTCTGGAGCAAGGCAATCACTGTCACGAAGCATCCGTCAGCCGGAGGTTAACGTCGCTTTTGTATCGATGGTCGGCAAAAGGAAagctgtagaaaaaaaaaaaaaaaaagaaactgggGAAAAAATCTAAGAGTAAAAAaaggggagagaaaaaaacgctTAACCACTTAGCGTGCCCCGTGCCGTGTGCGCAGGGTTTCAGGAACCTCGAGTTAgataactaaaaatacgtagACAGAGCGGAGTTTTTGATGGGTTGCAAAGATAAGGTGTCAAAGATCGGTAACACGTGTAGCGGGGTCTGTGACGTATCGGTACAATACTCATACCCATAAGCCCCTCCGTACCGAGGACCGCATCACCGCGTCTCCGCTTATTTTAGGATTAAAAACTCACCCCTTCACAACGCGACTGCAGATGCCGCGGTACCGTGGGTCTCGTCCATGCCGAATGCCTCGAACGATGGTTGACAGAATCGGGGCACATGAGGTGTGAACTTTGCGGTCACAAGTACGTCATCAAGCGAGTTCCTCGCCACGGGATTCTCGCCAGTGTTGGAATATGGCTGAAAACAGTGGTAGCTACTCAGCAGGTAAGGGCTGCACTCGGGGGCCGATCGCTATCCGCTTTGGGGACTGAGATTTAAGAAGATAAAGCAAAACCATAGATACGAAACTTCTGTAACAAAGAATAACGTGCAAAGTGAATATAGCGATCGACACGAGCGCGCAGCCTTAATAAACTTCATTGGCCTGATCGCTACTGGGTTCTTTTTTATTACGTAGTGTATATAACGCGCTGTTTCAACGACTGCTAGATGTTCCTGGACATAATGTACCTTCTGGTAACAACGCCCCTTGCCCTGTTTTCCTGCTACGTCTGCGCGCTTGCGTTGAGGGTGTTGATAGAGGGTGGATTTTACCAGATACCATGGATGATAATAGCGATGCTACCGACATGCTCACTGACGCTGATCGCCTACTGGGGCTGGCTGATAACTCTGGGCAGGTACACGAGCAGGTAGCATAATGTGCAATAATTGACACCAGCCGAAACTCACACGGTTGCAAAATTCTCTGAGAAATCTGCTTCGGAGATGTTTACTTCATGCTAAACACTAACGTATTGGGTTCATTGACGATCCAGACTCCACTCCCGACGCTGGCGACGCTTTTGGCGAAACAACTTCGTCGTTCGTCTGCTGCCCGATAACGCTCTTTCGCGGTTGAACCACGCCGACAACTATCCATCGGCTGGACCACCCGTCCCCATAGTCGTGAACGTCGTGGAGGAACCCGCGACCGCTGGAATCCCTGAAGATAACGACGAGGTCGAAGAATACAACGCGAGCGACGATCAGGCTTGAGGGTATTCTGGAGGAATGAGGCGATTGCCGATATTCTGTCGGGGATAATCCGACCGTGCACATTAAAAAGAAAGCGAATGAAAACGAATCTTGTTACGCGCGTAACAGGTAGGGAGTTATTTACGACCTGTAGAGGCGCCGAAATCAAGATCCACGGTCGAGTTGCACGGAGTTTCGAAACGGGACGACTGCAGGTGGAGGGAAAGTTGCTACGAATTCAGGCTATAACCAGTTCACTGGGTGAACCACCTCGCCTCGACCTCCTTGGCGCAGAAATTCACTCTTACTTTCGGTCTCTGCCTCGGTAGATGGTAGATCAGGATTTCACGGGTGCTTGGGCTGTTATTGAAACGCGGAGAGAAAGAGGTTTGAATAGCGGTTCTTCCCGGTCACAGCGCGTTCGTCTTTCTCTCGATTTAAAAGCGATCCAAATTGGATATCCAGTCTAACTTTGATACCTATACTCGTCACCGGATGCAGAGAAGCGAGAAGTCAAAGACTATCGTGACAAGTATTTAGGATTACGGGATAGGAATTCGTTAATTATAAATCGTGGAAGTGCGAGCGATCTGACGAGTTCTCAGCCCCCGTCCGTTTCAcctttttctaataatttatGCGCCTACGCGATACTCGATCTCGGTCGTACCGAGAGTTCTGAATCATCCTGTATAACGTAGAGGCGTGTAAGTATCTGTCAACGATCCTTGGATTTATTATCCGCTAAGAAAACACACGCGATTTAAGAGTGAGAGTCCCAGGAATAAACTGCCATCCGCCGTGCTCTTCGCTCCCTGCAGCTAGCTTTGCAATTGTACGAAAGCTGCAGGCGGGGGATGCAATCGCGTGCATTCAGACCTCTTCGCAGCGATTCCGCGCCGCGCTGATATCGTGGGCGATCTTTCCCGATCGGATATCATCCCAGGCTACCGACGATGCGGTTTACCGATCCTGAATCGATATGGTCGATCTACGAGATAAATGGCCCCTAagttcaatttaatttatccTGAGATTTATATCATCGAGCCGCAGGTTTACTCTTCTAGCTGCTGACAAGACGGTTAAGCTCACACAAATATTCTTCGAGACATTTATTcgcagaaaataaaatttggtaTTAATACACTATTCGGTAATCAAGAAAATCCTTCAGGTTAGTTCACTAGAATTCTGAATAGTTTTTCAGGTAGTTGAATTTCTTCCACGGATGCAGTAGTACGATATGTACTTGCCGCACTTTGAACACAAAAGCTAAGCCGAGGACGTCGTATCCAGAAGAGAAACGTTCAATCCCAAACCATCATACATAATCCAATGACAATCGACGTCGATATTCGTGGCCCAGATACGTTTTCGATCGTAAATATGTACTTTTTATAGCAAGCGAGTTATATCGACGTGGCGTATAGGTATTTGGATGTATGGCGTTTGTACGCAGCGGGGAAAAAAGGTTGATCGTATTTCCAAACATCTCAAGAGACAGGTATAAACCGATTAAGTTTGGGATTACACCAAACGATTTTCTGAGAGGTCGATAATCCGTGATAAATAAATCCTTCGCATTCTTTGGAACGAACTCTTTCTTCTGCGAACAACAATGAGACGCGAGCTTACAGAAACTCTGAGTAGAATAATGGAAGTAGAAGGTAAGTGCACGGTGTCGAGTCGTAAATTAGCATAGATCAGACGAGCCATCAGATTCAAAAGCTTGAACCTGACTGCCGCCGCGTCTGTCCGGCATCGGGACGGGTGCTAACTCGTCTATAATAACGTAGCTGTAGTACCTACTTATAGTAGAAAGGAAAAtaagaatagaaaataaatgaaaagaaaaagatcgAAAAATCTTACCACCGGCCAAGATAGCTGCGAGGTGTTTTTCTAAGTGGACGCTaatttgaaagaagaagaaaactcgTGTCAGAGATCACGGCGAGTGAAATGAAAgcagagagaaaaacaatttttaaaaataaagtgaaaaacaaCATCAGCCTCGGAGAGCCTGAAGTGTTGTTGTTCgctaaataaaattaacagcGAGTCGATCGTACAGCGAACCCCGCAGGATAGCTGCTCTCTTGGATAGTCGGTTTGAGCAGGATAACGGTTTACGGTCTTTGGTTGAATGGACTTGATCACGAAAAACACCCTTGAATCATTTTTGTCGTCGTTTCGAGGGTTGAAGGAAAAGGCGCAAGGGTGGTCCAGCTGTAATGAGCCGGCAGCTCGAAGAATCCCTAAATCAAATTGTTATGGGGAAATTGTTATCATACTCGGCAGTGTCGCGTGCAGTAGGTTCCGGATTTACGAGCTGACATTCGAAAATCCCCATCGCggcataaaaataataattggttGATTTATCGGGTATGCGTTGGTTCGCCGCTTTTGTAAATATAAAGACACTTATTACACTGCGGACTGGATCCAATGGGGTTATTTCCGTTGGTGGAAGAGGGACACCGCGCGATAGACggaagagcgagagagaaagaaagagagaaggagagagagggtTACCGCATTTCCTATAGAAAAACTGTCTATTTTTGAGAACGTTCACATCTTCTCATCGTCTCCATCGCGTCTCATCGCGTGTCGCCCGCCCTGCGACGAGTATAAGAATCGTCTAAGAGCCGTATACCGGTGGCGTTTCCGCTTCTGTCTATACTCGCATggtgttatttttaattgcgttggaaaatgtcctctctctctctctgtgaaaagaaaaaaaaaaagaaaaataacgtacaaaatgaaaaaagaaactgaaacTTAGAAAAGTAAGGGTAAAAAGGACAAGAGGTCTCTTGTATTCATCGCCGCTTATATTACTAACTTCCGTAAAACGTCTTCTTGAATTCACCCTCGCCCTTTAATCTGCTCAGCGATCACTGGACCAAGACTTTCACAGGGAATTCATCTGCGTGGTTTTATATTCGTTACACGGGCAACGAAAATGCGCTACATATGTATCAAGCGATGCGCGTGAAATACTGCGATTCGTGTGTTGGTATAGGAAACTCGCCATAGACGAGACGAAGGAACTAAACAGAGTTTGGAGGAAGGAATGAATCTTTTACGCGCCATCTACACAAATGTATCCGGTTCGTGCCAGGGAGGAGGATGCGAGTTTGTTTCGGTGTAGGTTCGGCGAgctatttaaaaatattggcATTCCGTGGTCGCTGGCTCTCTTCCGAGAGGAAATGATACAGTGCGGAGCCTTTGATTGGAAGAAAACAGTGTTTACtcattttttctatcattCGTCGTCGGGGTTGAAGTATCGACCAGCCAATTAAAATTACACATCTCACTTACCGTGAGCTGCGCCGCACTGCATTGGATGAGAAAAAGTGTGGGGAAAAAACGAACTCTGCACCCTCCGAACATAATCGAGTTGTCATTCTGGAAGCTGCAATCGGGGTTGAGACTTTTTCACCGTGAACTACAGACGTTGCACTCGTTCACGAGGTGCGTAATTTAGAAAAGTAATCTCCTCTCTTCGCCGCGCGGTAAATCGTACAATCGCTCGGAGGCTGAGAATATTCGTTTTAAAATCTGTCTGCGAGGATATTACCACGTGTTACCGGTTTCATTAGTATAGTGTGTTTGAAATATATGCGAAAGCTCGAGCATGTTAACGAGTCGTTTGCCCGAGGCGTCGATGCAGTCCATTATTGGTATAAGTCGAGTACTGATAAAAGTCCCAGGACCCCGAGGGGACGCCTCTTGTGTCCcgcataaataattattgatttatCCGATTTTTATTCCCGGCGAGGACTCGGGTTCAGATTGGAATTTATCGACCGCGTGTACAtgtacctatacgtatacatatattacgaGGAGAGGGTTCCAAGTCGAGGGTAAGGCGAAAATCATCCATTCGCTCAAAATATCGACGGTGAGTtgcttcgttttcttcttttctcttgcATTTACTATCCCTTCGAAACATTTCCGAGAATGTAGTTTTGATTTATGCGCGCACTGAAGCGGTGAAAGATCGGCTCGTGATATATGCGTCGAACGCGAACGGAGTGTGCAAAGTATCGGTTGGCCGAGGTTAGGGTAAGACAACGTTTTTTTAAGCTCGCGTAAAATATTGCCAATTATATTATGCTTGCCGGGTCTATCCAACAAGTTGCCAAAATTTATTGTAGATGATAAAGGTATCTCGGCGCTGCacatattatacctacactgCACACTTCGCATCGCCAATGCGGCTTAACAAGCCACGGCGTATCTCGAACACGCAACCCAATAAATTGGCGATTCTGGTTCGGCGCCAATCCCGAAATCCCCAATTTACTATTCAAGGCTTAAGTCATGGAATCGGCAATCAGGAGCATTTCGATTCTCAGGCATCGTCGTCGCGGTACGTCGCCAATTTGCGGCGCTGCCTTTTTCCTTCCATTCTTCACGCTCCCCGACTCGCTTTCATACCCTCCCCAAAAAAAGGGACAGAAGCTAAAGACGAGGTGATTTTTGAGAAAAGTGTGTACGGTGCCGAGAAATATACCGGTACCACCGAGATACATCAGTAGAGCGATAAGTACTTCAAAAATAAGTATCAAAGCACGCTGGGTTTAACCCTTGCCCAACCGAGCGGGGCTAATTTATATGTTTTTCGTCAGGTTAGACAGTTTAAACATTCGAGGAAGAGGCTGTAGGACTCACGGGGATATAACACTCGGTGCAGTGATAGCTTCTCTCGAAATACGGTTAAAAATATCCCTCCACCGTGGAGGCCTTACGATTTAAAGGTAAAGATATAAGAAAAATGACACCTACTATTCTATAGCGTTCAGTCGTTTTTGTCTTCCCcgtttaaataattgattacaCGTATGTATGATTATACGGTGAAGCGTGGCATCGTGCCACGTATCTTTCTtgcgataaaagaaaaaatcaccgCGATTTATCCGATTTATTATCAAACAAATGCCACCCGTGAGACGGTATCCGTTGAAAATCGAACTTCCAGACGTGTTGCATCTGAAAACTgtggaaagaattttattgttttttttcaaaagaatatcAGACAAAGTTATTCAGGTAAAATGTTTTGATCTTTCATCCTTGGCCTAAAACTTGGAAGCCTTTTTCACCCTTTGCTTTATGATTTCGTCTGAAGCCTTCCGagcgattctcaattttctctcGATTTTCGTTTGCTCCTCAAACTTTTACACTttgcaattgaaaatattaacaaatttgTTTAATAATATTCCATTGTACACGCATTTTCGTACgaacttttttacttttccgagtattttgaaaactgaTCGCATCAGTCTCCCATCATGTTTTTCTCCCTCACCGaagtgtttttgttctttttgcGTAGATGTTGTCCTTCAATTCTTATCTCCAGAATTTGAACCATTCAGCCGCACGAGAAGTCAGGGTATTTTGCCTGTCCTCCAATTCCTGAGTACTTTTTCCGGGACATTCAGATCCTGCAAGGCAATACGGTATTCTTTTAATACCATTTCACTCGCACGGGCTGTAACGAATAAGTACAAACGTTAATTCCCCCGCttagcgtcgcgacgcccgacGTAAATCAGCCGCGGTGTGAGAAGGACGCCGGGAAGCGCACCGTATCCAGGGAATGTCGGGATATTAGTCCCGAGGGAGGCCGTCGCACGGATGCCGAACATTCTACAGCGGAGGCAATCGGACGCGATAGAGCCGCGAGGACCGAAAAATCGAAAGACCGAAGGAGCAGTTTTCCTCCTAATGAATTTATGCGCTTCTTGCCTTATCTACGAGCCGGGTAATAGTCAATTTGTTGTTACCCTTCTCGTCCCATCCCGGAATCCAAGAATATTTCGACGGCTTTGAATTCCTCTCGCGCTTCTTTACAACAAATACTGGCCTTAACCGATATTTATATCTTCCTTCCCCAACCCGCAGGTAGATCTGAACAGGTGCACAGAAATACGAAGTTAGATCTAATTTtggattttatttcacttccgTTTCCACCGTacgcttcaatttttttcatcatataaTTAGCATCAAATTTATCTGACATTAAATTTACTGGGACACTACGAGACGAATTGTCACATTTAATCTCATttatcgaaataaatttttacaccaaGCATAAAGATTTCACTACACGAGGATCGGTATTCAGGAAACACGCGCGTTTCGGTTGGACAAGGTTGTATTAATAGTATACCTTCGGTGAAGTTTTGTCgcataaattttgtaaatacttGCATGGATCTGAACTTGTAGAAATTGAATGaggacaaaaataaataaataaaaaatctggacACACGATCTCTATTTCAAGTTTGTATTAGGTACGTAAATACCTTCCTCGTTACACGTCTTATAAACAAGTTTCGAACGATTCTTAACTCACTTTGTTACCGCCAGTCGATTCTGAAGGTTGATTGCCGCTAATGACCGGCCCGAATTCACAGAGTGAAGGGTATATAAAATGGGAAATAAATTATCGCGAAACCTCGCATTCGCGTTATTTCAAGAATAATACTACGTCTTGGCTAGAATCCGTCGAACGTGTAAGCAGCTGGTATATAATCCCTGCCAAATCGTAATTACAGCGCGTTAGTTTTATCCCACAGCAGTTCCTTTAATTGCGTATTTATACGTACGAAAATACGCGCAACAGAATTTCCCGTCGGGATTAACCAGAGACACGAAGTAAACTGAGGCCAGAAGAGTACGAATTGCCAGAAGCCCGCCGACAGATGTTGAAACGAATCAATCAAAGACGGGCGGTATGCAAATTCGCAACAGTTAACAAAAGCTCGAAAGCATTAAGTTCATTTTGTACATGAAAGACGGTTTAAAATGCGAGTATTACTTATTCTTTCGCGCTTGCGCAGCATCCGTGCTATATAATTATTCTCTCGTTCCGGACGGCGCGGCGGCggttaagaaatttttaaacattgatTAAGAGaagtttcaacaaaaaaatggtaaaaatcaaaaaataaacctCTGCCGTGACAATGTGCCAATGGACATTGCCGTGACCAGGATTCGAACCTGGGTTACTACGGCCACAACGTAGGGTCCTAACCTCTAGACGATCACGGCTATCAGAGGACTTGGTATATTTGCTTTCATTTCCACAGATTGATCTAGATGGCGGCCGAATTGCTCACTGAGGCGTAACGCCCGTTTTTACTATCGACGTTTGTGTAGAGCTCGTGATATTGGGCGAAAGGAGATGTGGATCTAAGTGTTGGTGTCTTAGAGCCGGTACAGAGCGGCAAAGAGTGGGGGTCGTTTCCTCGACAATACTCAACTTGGTAATGCCCTTGTATCTTGATCATCTGCGCAAGAAATTGTTGACAAGTATTGGAAAAAAACGGTCATCGT is a window of Neodiprion fabricii isolate iyNeoFabr1 chromosome 6, iyNeoFabr1.1, whole genome shotgun sequence DNA encoding:
- the LOC124185572 gene encoding E3 ubiquitin-protein ligase MARCHF2-like, with the protein product MSNIEEEQELLDQNDTDHAASCIAEKTISCSDPRQSEKSRKVHPQLVSTPVQREEFLWRSNEEGRQSKTRQKSFDQKQEDDASGSSLQGDICRICHMGGFPQLAHTQPMWEWQNQGVRRVSSQISTLSSYAYLGPLIAACKCRGTVGLVHAECLERWLTESGHMRCELCGHKYVIKRVPRHGILASVGIWLKTVVATQQMFLDIMYLLVTTPLALFSCYVCALALRVLIEGGFYQIPWMIIAMLPTCSLTLIAYWGWLITLGRLHSRRWRRFWRNNFVVRLLPDNALSRLNHADNYPSAGPPVPIVVNVVEEPATAGIPEDNDEVEEYNASDDQA